A stretch of the Buchananella sp. 14KM1171 genome encodes the following:
- a CDS encoding glycosyltransferase family 4 protein → MKIGIVCPYSFASPGGVQAHVLDLARELMRRGHAVSVLAPLDGAKAPDWVVDAGRTVAWSYNGSVARLNMGPRALRGVRRWLRRGDFDVVHVHEPITPSIGLLTLLNARCPVVATFHTAMSRSIARRLVAGLANLAMRKLAARIAVSAEAKRTLVRYHGGGAQVIPNGVVVADFATAAPVEAWQEGPDSPVIVFLGRLDEPRKGLPVLAGTVGGVLERHPGARFLIAGRGQASQARAVLAGFGSSVEFLGGVSDAEKNSLLKGATIYVAPQLGGESFGIVLVEAMAAGAYVLASNIPAFRAVLAQGECGGLFPVGDSAALTEAICAALDDAAARRTVAQAGALAATQYDWGRVTDRIEAVYQAALDTSAPQKRTDGRA, encoded by the coding sequence TTGAAAATCGGCATCGTGTGCCCCTACTCCTTCGCCAGCCCCGGCGGGGTGCAGGCCCACGTCCTGGACCTGGCCCGAGAGCTGATGCGGCGCGGGCACGCCGTGAGCGTGCTCGCCCCGCTGGACGGCGCTAAGGCCCCGGACTGGGTGGTGGACGCCGGGCGCACCGTGGCCTGGAGCTACAACGGCTCGGTGGCCCGCCTGAACATGGGGCCGCGCGCGCTGCGGGGCGTGCGCCGCTGGCTGCGGCGCGGCGACTTCGACGTGGTGCACGTCCACGAGCCCATCACCCCCTCCATCGGGCTGCTCACCCTGCTGAACGCCCGCTGCCCAGTGGTGGCCACCTTCCACACCGCCATGTCCCGCTCCATCGCGCGGCGACTAGTGGCGGGGCTGGCCAACCTGGCGATGCGAAAGCTCGCCGCACGCATCGCCGTCTCTGCGGAGGCCAAGCGCACGCTGGTGCGCTACCACGGCGGGGGCGCGCAGGTGATCCCCAACGGCGTGGTGGTGGCGGACTTCGCCACCGCCGCACCGGTCGAGGCGTGGCAGGAGGGTCCCGACTCGCCCGTGATCGTGTTCCTGGGCCGCCTGGACGAGCCCCGCAAGGGCCTGCCCGTCCTGGCCGGGACCGTGGGCGGCGTGCTGGAGCGCCACCCCGGCGCCCGCTTCCTCATAGCCGGGCGCGGGCAGGCCAGTCAGGCGCGCGCCGTCCTGGCCGGATTTGGCAGCAGCGTGGAGTTTCTGGGCGGGGTGAGCGACGCGGAGAAGAACAGCCTGCTCAAGGGCGCCACCATCTACGTCGCCCCGCAGCTGGGCGGTGAATCCTTCGGCATCGTGCTGGTGGAGGCGATGGCGGCCGGCGCCTACGTGCTGGCCTCCAACATCCCCGCCTTCCGCGCCGTCCTGGCGCAGGGGGAGTGCGGTGGCCTGTTCCCGGTGGGGGACAGCGCCGCCCTGACCGAGGCGATCTGCGCGGCATTGGACGACGCCGCCGCCCGCCGCACAGTCGCGCAGGCCGGGGCGCTCGCCGCCACGCAATACGATTGGGGCCGGGTCACCGACCGCATCGAGGCCGTCTACCAGGCGGCACTGGACACCTCGGCCCCGCAGAAGCGAACCGACGGCCGCGCATAG
- a CDS encoding HIT family protein: protein MPQGPARECAAAAFAGQPDGFERLWTPHRIAYIKGEAKPLDKSEAQCPFCSMRHREDAEALVVRRTPLAFVVLNLFPYNTGHLLVCPWRHVADYTELTDAERTEIAVLTQQAMRVTRAVSGPDGFNLGMNQGEVAGAGIAAHLHQHVVPRWRGDANFLPIIAQTKALPELLADTRERLASAWDRVVGEVDDAAAPAARSAGAAPAGTAPAGSAPAGAGPREAGAAGERAGGEED from the coding sequence GTGCCGCAGGGCCCGGCGCGGGAGTGCGCGGCCGCCGCGTTTGCGGGCCAGCCTGACGGTTTCGAGCGCCTGTGGACCCCGCACCGCATCGCCTACATTAAGGGCGAGGCCAAGCCGCTGGACAAGAGCGAGGCGCAGTGCCCGTTTTGCTCCATGCGACACCGGGAGGACGCCGAGGCGCTGGTGGTGCGCCGCACCCCGCTGGCCTTCGTGGTGTTGAACCTGTTCCCGTACAACACGGGCCACCTGCTGGTGTGCCCGTGGCGGCACGTGGCCGACTACACCGAGCTGACCGACGCCGAGCGCACCGAGATCGCCGTGCTCACCCAGCAGGCGATGCGGGTCACGCGCGCGGTCTCCGGCCCGGACGGCTTCAACCTGGGCATGAATCAGGGCGAGGTGGCCGGCGCGGGGATCGCGGCCCACCTGCACCAGCACGTGGTGCCGCGCTGGCGGGGGGATGCCAACTTCCTCCCGATCATCGCCCAGACCAAGGCCCTGCCCGAGCTGCTTGCCGACACTCGCGAGCGGTTGGCGAGCGCGTGGGATCGCGTGGTGGGTGAGGTGGACGACGCTGCCGCCCCGGCCGCCCGGAGCGCTGGGGCCGCCCCCGCTGGTACTGCGCCCGCCGGGAGTGCCCCGGCTGGGGCCGGGCCGCGCGAGGCTGGCGCGGCGGGGGAGCGCGCCGGCGGCGAGGAGGACTGA
- the thrS gene encoding threonine--tRNA ligase — MAEISVVVESVSQQLAAGTTGTELFQDRAEVIAMRVNGEAWDLSRELPADAAVEPILITEPDGLDILRHSATHVMAQAVQQLFPDVNLGIGPYITDGFYYDFGNIDAVTPELMKEISKRMARIVKEGQTFCRRVVSEEEARVELADQPYKLELIGSKGAGAEGASVEVGGGELTIYDNVRRNGEVAWKDLCRGPHVPSTKLLGQGFALTKASAAYWKGDQANDGLQRIYGTAWPTKEDLVAYQERIAEAERRDHRRLGTELDLFSFPEEIGSGLPVFHPKGALVKMEMEQYSRRRHLEAGYSFVSTPHVTKADLFKTSGHLDWYSEGMYPAMRVDREVAEDGTVVREGHDYYLKPMNCPMHNLIFASRGRSYRELPLRLFEFGTVYRYEKSGVVHGLTRARGFTQDDAHIYCTREQMKDELTTLLQFVLGLLKDYGLDDFYLELSTKNPKKFVGDDAVWEEATNTLAEVAAASGLELVPDPEGAAFYGPKISVQAKDAIGRTWQMSTIQLDFNLPERFNLEYTAPDGSRQRPVMIHRALFGSIERFFGVLTEHYAGAFPAWLAPVQALLVPVAEPFYGYMEQIAARLRERGIRVEVDLSDDRFGKKIRNASKSKVPFVLIAGGEDAEAGAVSFRFRGGEQENGVAVEDAIKRIVQAVAQREAV, encoded by the coding sequence GTGGCAGAGATTTCGGTAGTAGTTGAATCCGTCTCCCAGCAGTTGGCGGCCGGCACTACCGGCACTGAGCTCTTCCAGGACCGCGCAGAGGTCATCGCCATGCGCGTCAACGGGGAGGCCTGGGACCTGTCCCGCGAGCTGCCGGCCGACGCCGCCGTGGAGCCGATCCTCATCACCGAGCCGGACGGCCTGGACATCCTGCGCCACTCCGCCACGCACGTGATGGCCCAGGCCGTGCAGCAGCTCTTCCCGGACGTCAATCTGGGAATCGGCCCCTACATCACCGACGGCTTCTACTACGACTTCGGCAACATCGACGCGGTCACCCCGGAGCTGATGAAGGAGATCTCCAAGCGCATGGCCCGCATCGTTAAGGAGGGCCAGACCTTCTGCCGCCGCGTGGTGAGCGAGGAGGAGGCCCGCGTCGAGCTGGCCGACCAGCCCTACAAGCTGGAGCTGATCGGCTCCAAGGGGGCCGGCGCTGAGGGGGCCTCCGTGGAGGTGGGCGGCGGCGAGCTGACCATCTACGACAACGTGCGCCGCAACGGCGAGGTGGCCTGGAAGGACCTGTGCCGCGGCCCGCACGTGCCGAGCACGAAGCTGCTGGGGCAGGGCTTTGCCCTGACCAAGGCGAGCGCCGCCTACTGGAAGGGTGACCAGGCCAACGATGGCCTGCAGCGCATCTACGGCACCGCCTGGCCTACTAAGGAGGACCTGGTGGCCTACCAGGAGCGCATCGCGGAGGCCGAGCGCCGCGACCACCGCCGCCTGGGCACCGAGCTGGACCTGTTCTCCTTCCCGGAGGAGATCGGCTCCGGGCTGCCCGTCTTCCACCCCAAGGGCGCGCTGGTGAAGATGGAGATGGAGCAGTACTCCCGCCGCCGCCACCTGGAGGCCGGCTACTCCTTTGTCTCCACCCCGCACGTGACCAAGGCGGACCTGTTCAAGACCTCGGGTCACCTGGACTGGTACTCCGAGGGCATGTACCCGGCGATGCGCGTGGACCGCGAGGTCGCTGAGGACGGCACCGTGGTGCGCGAGGGCCACGACTACTACCTCAAGCCCATGAACTGCCCGATGCACAACCTGATCTTCGCCTCGCGGGGCCGCTCCTACCGGGAGCTGCCGCTGCGGCTGTTCGAGTTCGGCACGGTTTACCGTTACGAGAAGTCCGGCGTGGTGCACGGCCTGACTCGCGCGCGCGGCTTCACGCAGGACGACGCGCACATCTACTGCACGCGCGAGCAGATGAAGGACGAGCTGACCACGCTGCTGCAGTTCGTGCTGGGCCTGCTGAAGGACTACGGCCTGGACGACTTCTACCTGGAGCTGTCCACCAAGAACCCGAAGAAGTTCGTGGGTGACGACGCCGTTTGGGAGGAGGCCACCAACACGCTGGCCGAGGTGGCCGCCGCCTCCGGCCTGGAGCTGGTGCCGGACCCGGAGGGCGCCGCCTTCTATGGCCCCAAGATCTCCGTGCAGGCCAAGGACGCGATCGGCCGCACCTGGCAGATGTCCACGATCCAGCTGGACTTCAACCTGCCCGAGCGGTTCAACCTGGAGTACACCGCCCCGGATGGCTCGCGCCAGCGCCCGGTGATGATCCACCGCGCCCTGTTCGGTTCCATCGAGCGTTTCTTTGGTGTGCTGACCGAGCACTACGCGGGCGCGTTCCCGGCGTGGCTGGCCCCGGTCCAGGCGCTGCTGGTGCCGGTGGCCGAGCCGTTCTACGGCTACATGGAGCAGATCGCCGCCCGCCTGCGCGAGCGCGGTATCCGCGTGGAGGTGGACCTGAGCGACGACCGTTTCGGCAAGAAGATCCGCAACGCCTCGAAGTCCAAGGTGCCGTTCGTGCTGATCGCGGGTGGTGAGGATGCCGAGGCCGGCGCGGTCTCCTTCCGCTTCCGGGGCGGAGAGCAGGAGAACGGCGTGGCCGTGGAGGACGCCATCAAGCGGATCGTGCAGGCGGTGGCCCAGCGAGAGGCCGTGTGA
- a CDS encoding PrsW family intramembrane metalloprotease, translated as MSNQTNTPYLTGQSTAYVAANAAQPQQARPAQVWQAYQVSPAQWSYQGAPFASLNKAHRISTQVGALEVILVIISVFGMFASFRAISDGEVGILAPTVLALMPLAVVIAVVRWVDRWEPEPRLLLWLTFLWGAGVATFVSAIVNTMAAEHVYVLTGDVAQGDLVAAVVSAPLIEEASKAFILLMLLWWRRGAIGGPVDGVVYAATTAAGFAFVENIFYFVMFHDELASVFVVRGVFSPFAHILFTAMTGLAIGFAARSASRVAWLWWAPLGYAGAVALHAGWNISASAGATTALWAQLPMLALLLVILAVLQRSELSLVQWHLQPYVRAGLMQSWELAMVTVPAARQNACRWAKRGGRKQALRDFQAGAVQLALARHRAAIGRHAFHAAEEQAHLTQLHQARLALLR; from the coding sequence GTGAGCAACCAAACCAACACGCCCTACCTGACCGGGCAGAGCACCGCCTACGTGGCGGCCAACGCTGCCCAGCCCCAGCAGGCCCGCCCGGCACAGGTGTGGCAGGCCTACCAGGTCAGCCCCGCCCAGTGGTCCTACCAGGGGGCGCCGTTCGCGAGCCTGAACAAGGCCCACCGCATCTCGACCCAGGTGGGCGCCCTCGAGGTGATCCTGGTCATCATCTCGGTGTTCGGGATGTTCGCCAGCTTCCGGGCCATCTCGGACGGCGAGGTGGGTATCCTCGCCCCGACGGTGCTGGCGCTCATGCCGCTGGCCGTGGTCATCGCGGTGGTGCGCTGGGTGGACCGCTGGGAGCCCGAGCCCAGGCTGCTGCTGTGGCTGACCTTCCTGTGGGGAGCCGGGGTGGCCACGTTCGTCTCCGCGATCGTCAACACGATGGCGGCAGAGCACGTCTACGTCCTCACCGGTGACGTGGCCCAGGGAGACCTGGTCGCGGCCGTGGTCAGTGCCCCGCTCATCGAGGAGGCCTCCAAGGCCTTCATCCTGCTCATGCTGCTGTGGTGGCGACGCGGCGCGATCGGCGGGCCCGTGGACGGCGTGGTCTACGCGGCCACCACTGCGGCCGGCTTCGCCTTCGTGGAGAACATCTTCTACTTCGTCATGTTCCACGACGAGTTGGCCAGCGTGTTCGTGGTGCGCGGCGTGTTCTCCCCGTTCGCCCACATCCTCTTCACCGCCATGACCGGCCTGGCCATCGGCTTCGCCGCGAGGTCCGCCTCCCGCGTGGCCTGGCTCTGGTGGGCGCCGCTGGGCTACGCCGGGGCCGTGGCCCTGCACGCCGGCTGGAACATCTCCGCCTCCGCCGGGGCCACCACCGCGCTGTGGGCGCAGCTGCCGATGCTGGCCCTGCTGCTGGTGATCCTGGCCGTCCTGCAGCGCTCGGAGCTCTCCCTGGTGCAGTGGCACCTGCAGCCCTACGTGCGCGCCGGGCTGATGCAGAGCTGGGAACTGGCCATGGTGACCGTGCCCGCCGCCCGGCAAAACGCCTGCCGGTGGGCAAAGCGGGGCGGGCGCAAGCAGGCGCTGCGCGACTTCCAGGCCGGCGCGGTGCAGCTTGCCCTGGCCCGGCACCGTGCCGCCATCGGCAGGCACGCCTTCCACGCGGCGGAGGAACAGGCCCACCTCACCCAGCTCCACCAGGCCCGCCTAGCGCTCCTGCGCTGA
- the pgsA gene encoding phosphatidylinositol phosphate synthase produces MLGQHGRGFTRAIFTAPARALARLGVSPDAITWTGTAVTCALALTLIPTGHAVLAPPLLGIVTLFDSLDGILARLTGKVSAWGAFLDSTLDRVSDGAIFAAIALYALWHMDGAVGTWAVVAALACTVLGSVVPYARARAEAIGASASMGLTERTDRLIISLVSLFLVGVGAPGWVLAGALSVLAVLAAVTVGQRMAAVYRQVGPAASATAAQSRAGEEASAVCHPTGGGATN; encoded by the coding sequence ATGCTGGGACAGCACGGACGCGGCTTTACCCGCGCGATCTTCACGGCGCCCGCGCGCGCCCTGGCCCGCCTGGGTGTCAGCCCGGACGCGATCACCTGGACCGGTACCGCAGTCACCTGCGCCCTGGCGCTCACCCTGATCCCCACCGGACACGCCGTGCTGGCCCCGCCGCTGCTGGGTATCGTCACCCTGTTCGACTCGCTGGACGGCATCCTGGCCCGCCTGACGGGCAAGGTGAGCGCCTGGGGTGCCTTCCTGGACTCCACCCTGGACCGGGTCAGCGATGGCGCCATCTTCGCCGCCATCGCCCTCTACGCGCTTTGGCACATGGACGGCGCGGTGGGAACGTGGGCCGTGGTGGCCGCCCTGGCCTGCACCGTGTTGGGCTCAGTGGTGCCCTACGCTCGCGCCCGCGCCGAGGCGATCGGGGCCAGCGCCTCGATGGGTCTGACCGAGCGCACCGACCGGCTCATCATCTCCCTGGTGTCCCTGTTCCTGGTGGGCGTGGGCGCGCCGGGCTGGGTGCTGGCCGGGGCGCTCAGCGTCTTGGCGGTGCTGGCCGCCGTAACGGTGGGGCAGCGGATGGCAGCCGTGTACAGGCAGGTGGGGCCGGCAGCGTCGGCGACCGCTGCGCAGAGCCGGGCGGGCGAGGAAGCGAGCGCAGTTTGTCACCCCACCGGCGGCGGGGCGACGAATTGA
- the pdxS gene encoding pyridoxal 5'-phosphate synthase lyase subunit PdxS: MTNENQPVVGTDRVKRGMAEMLKGGVIMDVVTPEQAKIAEDAGAVAVMALERVPADIRAQGGVSRMSDPDMIEGIINAVSIPVMAKARIGHFAEAQVLQHLGVDYIDESEVLTPADYANHIDKWGFTVPFVCGATNLGEALRRINEGAAMIRSKGEAGTGDVSNAVTHMRTIRAEINRLRSMSKDELFVAAKELAAPYDLVVEVAETGKLPVVLFTAGGIATPADAAMMMQLGAEGVFVGSGIFKSGDPAKRAAAIVKATTFFDDPAVVADVSRGLGEAMVGINVDGIPVPHRLAERGW; this comes from the coding sequence GTGACTAACGAGAACCAGCCCGTGGTGGGAACCGACCGCGTCAAGCGCGGCATGGCGGAGATGCTCAAGGGCGGCGTCATCATGGACGTCGTCACCCCGGAGCAGGCCAAGATCGCCGAGGACGCCGGCGCCGTGGCCGTCATGGCCCTGGAGCGCGTCCCGGCGGACATCCGCGCGCAGGGCGGCGTGTCCCGCATGAGCGACCCGGACATGATCGAGGGCATCATCAACGCCGTCTCCATCCCGGTGATGGCCAAGGCCCGCATCGGCCACTTCGCTGAGGCCCAGGTGCTGCAGCACCTCGGCGTGGACTACATCGACGAGTCCGAGGTCCTCACCCCGGCCGACTACGCCAACCACATCGACAAGTGGGGCTTCACCGTTCCCTTCGTCTGCGGCGCCACCAACCTGGGCGAGGCCCTGCGCCGCATCAACGAGGGCGCGGCCATGATCCGCTCCAAGGGCGAGGCCGGCACCGGCGACGTCTCCAACGCCGTCACCCACATGCGCACCATCCGCGCCGAGATCAACCGCCTGCGCTCCATGAGCAAGGACGAGCTGTTCGTGGCCGCCAAGGAGCTGGCCGCCCCCTACGACCTGGTGGTAGAGGTCGCAGAGACCGGCAAGCTGCCCGTGGTGTTGTTCACCGCCGGCGGTATCGCCACCCCCGCAGACGCCGCCATGATGATGCAGCTCGGTGCTGAGGGCGTGTTCGTGGGCTCCGGCATTTTCAAGTCCGGTGACCCCGCCAAGCGCGCCGCCGCCATCGTGAAGGCCACCACCTTCTTCGACGACCCGGCCGTGGTGGCCGACGTCTCTCGCGGCCTGGGCGAGGCCATGGTGGGCATCAACGTGGACGGCATCCCCGTGCCGCACCGCCTGGCCGAGCGCGGCTGGTGA
- a CDS encoding phosphatidylinositol mannoside acyltransferase, with protein MSAVSTLMRLSPRLPEWVTRAAFAAAGAALGAAHLLGLNAPARRLEANLQRVSPLESTWRRKARTCRSLGHYMRYFGEAMYLPAVPPARFDVRGGINGPAELREKVAQGSIIFALTHTGNWDLAAAWSARNFAPVLTVAERLEPAEDFEAFLRLREQLGMTVLPVSRHEHPFPELVRRSRERNYLVPLLADRDLSAAGVEVNLAGHKALVAPGPAALAQVRGIPIYAAAIRHVRLRGAKRRAARAKWGIVVDVSPPLHTTKKGRAGAADLTQQWVDWFGAWLRDNAEHWHMMQSVFVSDLDPARLARARAKEQS; from the coding sequence TTGAGCGCCGTCTCCACCCTCATGCGGCTCTCCCCGCGCCTGCCCGAGTGGGTGACCCGAGCGGCGTTCGCGGCGGCCGGTGCGGCGCTGGGGGCGGCCCACCTGCTGGGCCTGAACGCGCCAGCCAGGCGCCTGGAGGCCAACTTGCAGCGGGTCAGCCCGCTCGAGTCCACCTGGCGGCGCAAGGCGCGCACCTGCCGTTCGCTTGGCCACTACATGCGCTACTTCGGGGAGGCCATGTACCTGCCCGCCGTGCCGCCGGCGCGTTTCGACGTGCGCGGCGGCATCAACGGGCCGGCCGAGCTGCGGGAGAAGGTGGCGCAGGGCAGCATCATCTTCGCCCTCACCCACACGGGGAACTGGGACCTGGCGGCGGCGTGGTCCGCCCGCAACTTCGCCCCCGTTCTCACCGTGGCGGAGCGCCTGGAGCCAGCCGAGGACTTCGAGGCGTTCCTGCGCCTGCGCGAGCAGCTGGGCATGACCGTGCTGCCCGTCTCCCGGCACGAACACCCCTTCCCGGAGCTGGTGCGCCGCTCCCGGGAACGCAACTACCTAGTGCCCCTACTGGCGGATCGCGACCTGTCCGCCGCCGGCGTGGAGGTAAACCTGGCCGGGCACAAGGCGTTGGTCGCCCCCGGCCCGGCCGCCCTGGCGCAGGTGCGCGGCATCCCCATCTACGCCGCCGCCATCCGCCACGTGCGGCTGCGCGGCGCCAAGCGCAGGGCCGCCCGCGCCAAGTGGGGGATCGTGGTGGACGTCTCCCCGCCCCTGCACACCACCAAGAAGGGCCGCGCGGGCGCGGCGGACCTCACGCAGCAGTGGGTGGACTGGTTTGGCGCCTGGCTCCGGGATAACGCAGAGCACTGGCACATGATGCAAAGCGTCTTCGTATCGGACCTGGACCCGGCTCGCCTGGCCCGGGCCCGCGCAAAGGAGCAGAGTTGA